In the genome of Rhinolophus ferrumequinum isolate MPI-CBG mRhiFer1 chromosome 24, mRhiFer1_v1.p, whole genome shotgun sequence, one region contains:
- the LOC117017003 gene encoding LOW QUALITY PROTEIN: olfactory receptor 2AJ1 (The sequence of the model RefSeq protein was modified relative to this genomic sequence to represent the inferred CDS: substituted 2 bases at 2 genomic stop codons), whose amino-acid sequence MMGTGNQTFSSDFILLGLFSSXTSLVFFSFIVITFIVTVTENTVIILLVSRDSQLYTPMYFLLRHLSFIDILHSSNIVPQIVTDFLSGSRTISFAVCGFQIFPSLILLGGECLLLVSMSDERYVAICHPLRYPILMNDDVSLLMATGCWFFGTVNSIVHAAYALHFSFCGSRAIGHFFCEVPAMLKLSCVDTTHYEXGVYVSGIIFLLTPFSLIFASYVQILFTVLQMKSPEAQKKSFSTSSVHMIVVIMYYGPLIFTYMRPKSYHLPGEDKLLAIRYTILTPTLNPLSYSFRNKDVLDAMKNMFKSNFLQKNSRKNY is encoded by the coding sequence ATGATGGGAACTGGGAATCAAACATTCAGCAGTGACTTCATTCTTTTGGGACTCTTTTCTTCATGAACAAGTCtggttttcttctcctttatagTCATCACATTTATTGTGACTGTTACAGAAAATACGGTCATAATCCTCCTTGTCAGCAGGGACTCACAGCTCTATACTCCAATGTATTTCCTGCTCAGGCATCTTTCTTTTATAGATATCTTGCATAGTTCTAACATCGTTCCCCAAATCGTCACTGACTTTCTGTCAGGCAGCAGAACTATTTCATTTGCAGTTTGTGGCTTTCAGATATTTCCATCCCTCATCCTCCTGGGTGGTGAGTGCCTTCTCCTGGTCTCAATGTCCGATGAGCGCTATGTAGCCATCTGTCACCCACTGCGCTATCCGATTCTTATGAATGATGATGTAAGCCTCCTCATGGCTACAGGGTGCTGGTTTTTTGGGACTGTCAACTCTATAGTTCACGCAGCTTATGCACTTCACTTTTCCTTCTGTGGCTCAAGAGCCATTGGTCACTTTTTCTGTGAGGTCCCTGCCATGTTGAAATTGTCATGTGTGGACACAACACACTATGAATGAGGAGTTTATGTAAGTGGCATCATTTTCCTACTCACCCCTTTCTCCCTTATCTTTGCTTCTTATGTCCAAATTCTCTTTACTGTCCTTCAAATGAAATCACCAGAGGCACAGAAAAAGTCATTTTCTACCTCTTCTGTCCACATGATTGTGGTCATAATGTACTATGGGCCACTTATTTTCACATACATGAGACCTAAATCATACCACCTTCCAGGCGAGGATAAGCTCCTGGCAATACGCTATACCATCCTCACACCCACACTCAACCCACTCAGCTACAGCTTTCGAAATAAAGATGTTCTGGATGCaatgaaaaatatgttcaaaagtAACTTTCTCCAGAAAAATAGTAGGAAAAATTATTGA
- the LOC117017004 gene encoding olfactory receptor 2T33-like: protein MGMTNTTSDFILLGLFEHTAAHLLLFVMVLTIAFSSLVGNVLMLLLIHWDPRLHTPMYFFLSQLSLMDVLLGATIVPKMSADYLTGKKSISPVGCGLQIFVSLTLGGGESFLLAAMCYDRYVAVCHPLKYHILMSWPLCQRMTLGSWLLGAADGLMQAAVTLSFPYCSAHEMDHFFCEAPTLVHLACADTSVFENVMYICCVLMLLVPLSLILTSYGLILSSVLQMRSGEARKAFATCSSHLCVVGLFYGAALFIYVRPKSYRLANHDKVVSAFYTVFTPALNPLIYSLRNSKVKGALKRWLGKCAALSHG from the coding sequence ATGGGCATGACAAACACCACCTCAGACTTCATCCTCCTAGGGCTGTTcgagcacacagcagcccacctACTTCTCTTTGTGATGGTTCTGACAATTGCCTTCTCCTCCCTAGTCGGCAATGTCCTCATGCTTCTCCTGATTCACTGGGACCCCCGGCTCcacacgcccatgtacttcttcctgagCCAACTCTCCCTCATGGATGTGCTGTTGGGTGCCACCATTGTGCCCAAGATGTCTGCTGACTACTTGACCGGCAAGAAGTCCATCTCCCCAGTTGGATGTGGGCTGCAAATCTTTGTTTCGCTCACGCTGGGTGGTGGAGAGAGCTTCCTTTTAGCAGCCATGTGCTATGACCGCTACGTGGCTGTTTGCCACCCACTGAAGTACCACATCCTCATGAGCTGGCCATTATGCCAGAGAATGACTTTGGGGTCTTGGCTCCTGGGGGCAGCTGATGGGCTAATGCAGGCTGCTGTTACCCTGAGCTTCCCATATTGCAGTGCTCATGAGATGGACCATTTCTTCTGTGAGGCCCCCACTCTGGTTCATTTGGCTTGTGCTGACACGTCTGTCTTTGAAAATGTCATGTACATTTGCTGTGTGTTGATGCTTCTGGTCCCTCTTTCCCTCATCCTGACCTCCTATGGTCTCATCCTCTCTTCTGTTCTCCAGATGCGTTCAGGAGAAGCCCGCAAGGCTTTTGCCACCTGCTCctcacacctgtgtgtggtgggaCTCTTTTATGGAGCTGCCCTTTTTATCTACGTGAGACCCAAGTCCTACAGGTTGGCCAACCATGATAAGGTGGTATCAGCATTCTATACTGTCTTCACCCCTGCGCTGAATCCCCTCATCTACAGTCTGAGGAACAGCAAGGTCAAGGGAGCCCTGAAAAGGTGGCTGGGGAAATGTGCTGCTTTAAGTCATGGCTAA